The following DNA comes from Enterobacter sp. SA187.
CTTTTTGGGCGGCATAGTTGCCGGATTTGTCGCAGGCTTTATTGTTAATCAACTAAAACGCATCCCCATGCATGCTTATCTGACGCAGCTTAAGCCGATTATTATTATTCCTCTGCTGGGATCGGGGCTGGTGGCGCTGGTGATGTATACGGTGGGCGTTCCCATTGCACAATTATCTGTTTTACTGGAAAACGGACTGAAATCCCTCCAGGGCGGAAATTTGATTGTGATGGGCATGATCATCGGCGCGATGATGGCGATTGATATGGGTGGCCCGATTAATAAAGTGGCCTTTGCTTTTTGCGTCGGCATGCTGGCACAGGGAGTTTATGCCCCTATGGCCGCCTGCTGGATCGGCATTATGACGCCGCCCGCAGGACTGGCGCTGGCCACCCGTCTGGCACCCAAAAAATTCAGCGTGGCTGAGCGAAGCAGTGCCATTGCCACCGCAATCATGGGGCTGACCGGCATTACGGAAGGCGCGATCCCCTTTGCGGTGGCCGATCCCTGGCGCGTAATTTTATCCATTGTCACCGGATCTGCGGCAGGGGCGGCGCTGGCCCTGGGAATGGGCGTAGAAGCGTCCGTGCCGAGCGGTGGCATATTCGTCGTGCCCTTCTTCCGGCACCCGTTATTATTTATGGGCGCTTTTCTTTTTGGCGTTGCGGTTACCGCGCTGTGCGCGATTACCCTGAAGAAAGAATTTATCGAACGGACAAACGCGTAATAAACAGAGGACGTTATTATGGATTTCTATATTATTTCGCACACGCACTGGGATCGTGAGTGGCATAAAACCTTCGAAGAATACCGGGTCCGGTTGGTGATATTTTTCGATAATCTGATCGAGCTGTTAGAACATAATCCGCATTATCCCTCTTTTATGATGGACGGGCAGACCATCGTGCTTGAGGATTATCTGGCAATTAAACCGCACAAAAAACAGCAGTTGCAGCAGTTAATTGCCCACAAGAGAATTATCGTCGGCCCCTGGTATATTCAGCCGGATGAGTTCATTCCCGGCGGAGAATTCCAGATCCGCAATCTGCTCATCGGTCAGCGCATTGCAGCCGCTTTCGGCGGAAGTATGCAGGTGGGTTATCTGCCGGACTCCTTTGGACAGGCGGCGCAACTGCCGCAGCTGCTGCAGGGGTTTGACATTGACTACGCGGTGTTCTGGCGGGGCATAACAGAAGATGAATGCCCTGATGTGGATTTTATCTGGCGAAGTGCGGATGGCTCGTCGGTAAAAACCACGGTACTGGCGGAAGGATATGGCAACGCGCGCCTGCTGAATGACGATCCCGATAATAACGTCAGCATCATAAAGAATAATCTTGCTGCCCTGTACGCCAGATCCGATAAGCGCAACATGCTGCTGATGTGCGGTTTTGACCAGCGCAATGCAAACCCACTACTGCCGGAGATCGTGAAACAGTTGAATGCTGACCTGCCTGAGCATAATTTCCGCATCGGCGCGCTTACAGATTATCTTGCGGCGGTATTTAAGCAGGGTGATAAAAAAGTGGTGGAGGGGGAGTTTCGCAAAGGAAAATATATGCGGGTGCATGTCAGCATTGGTATGACGCGCCTTGATATTAAAATTACGAATTATCATACGCAGACGCAGCTGCAACGGATGGCCGAACCGTTGATGAGCATGAGCGCTCTTTTTGGTCAACCTTACCAGCAGGAACTTATCGGCCAGGCCTGTAAATATATTTTACAAAATCATGCCCATGACTCCATTTGCTGCGTCTGCACTGACAGCACCCATGCGCAAATGATGCAGCGTTATCATAATGCGCAGCAAATTTCTGCCATGCTGTTACAGGATGCCTCCGAATACATCGGTGACCATATTGCGTATAAAACGCAGGGTACGCCGCTGGTGCTGTTTAATTTTTCCGGATCGGCGCGGAGTGGCTATGAAAATGTCTCTTTTGTCACGCCCGCTGAAGATTTCACCCTTATCGACAGCGAAGGGCAGCCTGTTGATTTCGCAATCAGCGCTGTCAGCGCCATTAACCAGAATGATGCGCAGATCGAAATCGGGCAAAAAAACCAGGATCGT
Coding sequences within:
- a CDS encoding glycoside hydrolase family 38 C-terminal domain-containing protein, with amino-acid sequence MDFYIISHTHWDREWHKTFEEYRVRLVIFFDNLIELLEHNPHYPSFMMDGQTIVLEDYLAIKPHKKQQLQQLIAHKRIIVGPWYIQPDEFIPGGEFQIRNLLIGQRIAAAFGGSMQVGYLPDSFGQAAQLPQLLQGFDIDYAVFWRGITEDECPDVDFIWRSADGSSVKTTVLAEGYGNARLLNDDPDNNVSIIKNNLAALYARSDKRNMLLMCGFDQRNANPLLPEIVKQLNADLPEHNFRIGALTDYLAAVFKQGDKKVVEGEFRKGKYMRVHVSIGMTRLDIKITNYHTQTQLQRMAEPLMSMSALFGQPYQQELIGQACKYILQNHAHDSICCVCTDSTHAQMMQRYHNAQQISAMLLQDASEYIGDHIAYKTQGTPLVLFNFSGSARSGYENVSFVTPAEDFTLIDSEGQPVDFAISAVSAINQNDAQIEIGQKNQDRLLYRYEMAIKVRFPGFGYQTLYMIPRSMPQSEAKGQPLFNENTATFTTDFFTLTVQQNGALTYTDRATGEQFADLNYFIENGNAGDEYDYSPPVSDRLCHPHHGLPDIEVLHNSSLSAAVRLIFNFAVPADTGADKRSDETLDQRIACILRISKDSRRVDFCTTLHNQARNHRVCVTFPDNQPGRGHFAEQQYGMLYRENSVPDPDAWQREGWEERYYALYPQQRYMGFEHASGKVLIFNKGLVTYEINSDGATPVVSVPLICTMDYMGKQDLVDRPGRRSGLHVPVPDSLMPGDHTLEYAFMYLPSSEGDIAAEADRWQLPLLAATPRGKRGSLADAMTLFAVETPNISVMAFKRCEKGPGFILRLVNQLADKADDVQLRLNTTCFNRVRRATLNEQEIPGDVSFNALTGVISVGRLQPNEIVTFIVDAF